A single genomic interval of Cucumis sativus cultivar 9930 chromosome 5, Cucumber_9930_V3, whole genome shotgun sequence harbors:
- the LOC101220699 gene encoding probable serine/threonine-protein kinase PIX13 isoform X2 has translation MAKLEEGGEKVMAIQDGSRKFSWNAAMGIVWVLRNSPFRKGDEITLLVVLHQVNNPSMYALMEASMLGHKQRVDSNSMLGLNENLIKKESARKMEEYTNNEGMHEIMDLCELKKIRFKVEVHAGPSAKKVALEAAKNYKPTWIILDRRMKKERKFFLKRLSCKISRMKGDNTVHELRGKLGVGIGSTEEDKDLSISLTSLNYFPKTSPSQFSYAEMIPGSPQHQLSSTKKEGEETDFFEANLERRHLNKKRPTLCKSSSSGNVNQSKSTPKEISSGGGDSSSSPFSISDDFKISACSICHIRRPFVGWRRDFTYAELHAATNGFSEHNFLSEGGFGSVYSGEIGGIRIAVKQHKLVSSQGEKEFRSEVNVLSKVSHENLVMLLGTCREASRRLLLVYEYVCHGSLEKHLSRTARRPLSWEKRMKIARGVARGLQYLHKNNIIHRDMRPNNILITHDYESRLGDFGLARTQYEDSAETRVVGTLGYLAPEYAEFGKVSTKTDVYAFGVVLLQLITGLRTTDMIFEGKSLVGWARPLLKERNYPDLIDPRIADSHDFYQLFWMVDVVVKCLRKDPRKRITMNKVLEYFNYLMDGDPTGNIGDLSPAESCTPANE, from the exons ATGGCAAAGTTGGAAGAAGGTGGAGAGAAAGTGATGGCAATCCAAGATGGAAGCAGAAAGTTCAGTTGGAATGCAGCCATGGGAATTGTATGGGTGCTGAGGAACTCTCCATTTAGAAAGGGAGATGAAATAACACTATTAGTTGTTCTTCACCAGGTTAATAATCCTAGTATGTATGCTTTGATGGAAGCTTCAATGT TGGGACACAAACAGCGAGTGGATTCAAACTCTATGTTAGGGCTGAACGAAAACctgataaaaaaggaaagtgcaaggaaaatggaagaatataCTAACAATGAAGGAATGCATGAAATTATGGATCTTTGTGAACTCAAAAAG ataaggTTCAAGGTGGAAGTTCATGCAGGGCCTTCTGCAAAGAAAGTTGCTCTTGAAGCTGCTAAAAATTACAAACCAACTTGGATTATCCTTGACAG GCGtatgaagaaagagagaaagttCTTTCTAAAGAGGTTGAGTTGCAAGATATCAAGAATGAAAGGGGACAACACAGTTCATGAGTTGAGAGGGAAATTGGGAGTGGGGATTGGAAGCACTGAGGAGGACAAGGATTTGTCGATATCTCTAACTTCTCTAAATTACTTCCCAAAAACCTCTCCTTCTCAATTTAGTTATGCTGAGATGATACCAGGAAGTCCTCAACACCAACTTTCTTCAACAA aaaaagaaggagaagaaacgGACTTCTTCGAAGCGAATTTAGAACGGCGGCATCTCAACAAGAAACGGCCTACACTCTGCAAATCATCCTCTAGCGGTAACGTCAATCAATCGAAATCAACGCCGAAAGAAATTTCTTCAGGAGGAGGtgattcatcttcttccccaTTCTCCATTTCCGATGACTTCAAAATCTCCGCCTGTTCAATTTGCCATATACGACGCCCCTTTGTTGGATGGAGGAGGGATTTCACTTACGCGGAGCTTCATGCCGCTACCAATGGATTCTCCGAGCACAATTTCCTTTCTGAAGGTGGGTTTGGTTCGGTTTATAGTGGTGAAATCGGTGGGATTAGGATTGCTGTCAAGCAACATAAACTTGTTAGTTCTCAAGGGGAAAAGGAATTCAGATCTGAGGTTAATGTTCTTAGCAAAGTGAGCCATGAGAATTTGGTGATGCTTTTGGGTACGTGTAGAGAAGCAAGTCGCAGGCTGCTGCTTGTTTATGAGTATGTTTGCCATGGATCCTTGGAGAAACACTTGTCAA GGACTGCCCGCAGACCTCTTAGTTGGGAAAAGAGGATGAAGATAGCTAGAGGAGTTGCTAGAGGGTTACAATATCTGCATAAAAATAACATCATCCACAGAGATATGAGACCCAATAATATCCTCATAACTCATGATTATGAGTCACGG CTAGGAGATTTTGGACTAGCAAGAACTCAGTATGAAGACTCTGCAGAGACAAGGGTTGTTGGGACATTGGGATACTTAGCACCAGAATATGCTGAATTTGGTAAAGTATCTACCAAAACCGATGTTTATGCCTTTGGCGTGGTCTTGTTACAGCTTATTACTGGATTGAGGACTACCGACATGATATTTGAAGGAAAGAGTCTTGTGGGCTGG gCGAGACCATTGCTAAAGGAAAGAAACTACCCTGATTTAATAGATCCAAGAATAGCAGACTCCCATGATTTCTACCAACTATTTTGGATGGTTGATGTAGTAGTGAAATGCCTGAGAAAGGATCCTCGCAAGAGAATAACCATGAATAAG GTACTTGAATACTTCAATTACCTAATGGATGGTGATCCAACCGGCAACATTGGAGACCTTTCTCCTGCAGAATCATGTACTCCGGCCAACGAATAA
- the LOC101219984 gene encoding uncharacterized protein LOC101219984, with protein sequence MSKISSTFLLHFIQKRFLNTISTSTLPLPSVSTIQFLQNSCGLSSGSPTSGGRKLQFDEQNIQKYGAVIGFLKSHAFENPQIANLVSRRPSLLQSKVSTNLKPKFEFLQEIGFVGPLLPKLILANPSILLWSLDSHLKPSFRLLKEMVESDEQVTAAIFRSSWLPTFNFKSIVKPNFDVLVSEGVPSRNLAKLIQVQPRVITQKVDRLIQVVQTVKELGIEPKARLFIRALRVMSSLSDSTWKKKINVMKSLGWSEKEILTAFKKEPKYLGCSEEKMRDVADFCLNTAKLDPETVLSYPALFMSALDKLRPRYKVIEVLKVKNLLKNKKIAWLLLEREREFVEKYIVKHLDEIPNLMDIYRGNVEAEAETKSVV encoded by the coding sequence ATGTCCAAAATTTCCTCcacatttcttcttcatttcatcCAAAAACGTTTTCTCAACACCATTTCTACTTCTACATTGCCTTTACCCTCTGTTTCTACCATCCAATTCCTCCAAAATTCATGTGGCCTTTCTTCAGGATCTCCTACCTCTGGCGGTCGAAAGCTCCAATTCGATGAACAAAACATCCAGAAGTACGGAGCCGTTATCGGTTTCTTGAAATCACATGCATTCGAGAATCCACAGATCGCCAACTTGGTCTCGAGGCGACCTTCGCTCCTTCAATCCAAAGTATCCACCAATCTGAAGCCAAAATTTGAGTTCCTCCAGGAAATCGGGTTCGTCGGTCCTTTACTTCCTAAGCTAATTCTAGCAAACCCTTCAATTCTTCTCTGGAGCTTAGATTCTCATTTGAAACCATCATTTCGTCTCTTAAAGGAAATGGTTGAATCTGATGAACAAGTAACTGCTGCTATTTTTCGTTCTTCGTGGCTtccaacttttaatttcaagaGTATTGTAAAACctaattttgatgttttggtCAGTGAAGGAGTACCTTCTAGGAATTTAGCGAAGTTGATCCAAGTGCAGCCTAGAGTTATTACGCAAAAGGTTGATAGATTGATTCAAGTTGTGCAAACGGTTAAAGAATTGGGCATTGAACCAAAGGCTCGTTTGTTTATTCGTGCACTTAGAGTAATGAGTTCATTGAGTGATTCAacttggaagaagaaaataaatgttatgAAGAGTTTAGGATGGTCTGAGAAGGAGATTCTTACAGCATTTAAGaaagaaccaaaatatttaggttGTTCAGAGGAGAAAATGAGGGATGTTGCAGATTTCTGTCTCAACACTGCAAAGTTGGATCCAGAAACTGTACTTTCTTACCCTGCGTTGTTCATGAGTGCACTGGACAAGCTCCGACCGAGGTACAAAGTTATTGAGGTTTTGAAGGTGAAAAATCTTCTTAAGAACAAAAAGATTGCTTGGTTGCTTTtagaaagggagagagaatTTGTGGAGAAATACATAGTTAAGCATTTGGATGAAATCCCAAATCTGATGGACATATACAGAGGCAATGTGGAAGCAGAAGCTGAAACCAAAAGTGTTGTATAG
- the LOC101220699 gene encoding inactive protein kinase SELMODRAFT_444075 isoform X1 → MGWKPSYKACKSCRGSCFGAIRRQRVVMVHRQLQLRVSGEGIYGDCWVLLRIGSLVIHCCYSAFSLRQPWKGQIFCLFSRTRMAKLEEGGEKVMAIQDGSRKFSWNAAMGIVWVLRNSPFRKGDEITLLVVLHQVNNPSMYALMEASMLGHKQRVDSNSMLGLNENLIKKESARKMEEYTNNEGMHEIMDLCELKKIRFKVEVHAGPSAKKVALEAAKNYKPTWIILDRRMKKERKFFLKRLSCKISRMKGDNTVHELRGKLGVGIGSTEEDKDLSISLTSLNYFPKTSPSQFSYAEMIPGSPQHQLSSTKKEGEETDFFEANLERRHLNKKRPTLCKSSSSGNVNQSKSTPKEISSGGGDSSSSPFSISDDFKISACSICHIRRPFVGWRRDFTYAELHAATNGFSEHNFLSEGGFGSVYSGEIGGIRIAVKQHKLVSSQGEKEFRSEVNVLSKVSHENLVMLLGTCREASRRLLLVYEYVCHGSLEKHLSRTARRPLSWEKRMKIARGVARGLQYLHKNNIIHRDMRPNNILITHDYESRLGDFGLARTQYEDSAETRVVGTLGYLAPEYAEFGKVSTKTDVYAFGVVLLQLITGLRTTDMIFEGKSLVGWARPLLKERNYPDLIDPRIADSHDFYQLFWMVDVVVKCLRKDPRKRITMNKVLEYFNYLMDGDPTGNIGDLSPAESCTPANE, encoded by the exons ATGGGCTGGAAGCCAAGTTACAAAGCTTGCAAGAGCTGCAGG GGCTCTTGCTTTGGCGCCATTCGTAGACAGAGGGTTGTCATGGTTCACCGTCAACTACAACTTCGAGTCTCAGGGGAAG GCATTTATGGCGATTGTTGGGTTCTGCTTAGGATTGGCTCTCTTGTTATTCATTGTTGTTACTCTGCTTTCAGCTTAAGACAACCTTGGAAA GGgcaaattttttgtttgttttcgaGGACGAGGATGGCAAAGTTGGAAGAAGGTGGAGAGAAAGTGATGGCAATCCAAGATGGAAGCAGAAAGTTCAGTTGGAATGCAGCCATGGGAATTGTATGGGTGCTGAGGAACTCTCCATTTAGAAAGGGAGATGAAATAACACTATTAGTTGTTCTTCACCAGGTTAATAATCCTAGTATGTATGCTTTGATGGAAGCTTCAATGT TGGGACACAAACAGCGAGTGGATTCAAACTCTATGTTAGGGCTGAACGAAAACctgataaaaaaggaaagtgcaaggaaaatggaagaatataCTAACAATGAAGGAATGCATGAAATTATGGATCTTTGTGAACTCAAAAAG ataaggTTCAAGGTGGAAGTTCATGCAGGGCCTTCTGCAAAGAAAGTTGCTCTTGAAGCTGCTAAAAATTACAAACCAACTTGGATTATCCTTGACAG GCGtatgaagaaagagagaaagttCTTTCTAAAGAGGTTGAGTTGCAAGATATCAAGAATGAAAGGGGACAACACAGTTCATGAGTTGAGAGGGAAATTGGGAGTGGGGATTGGAAGCACTGAGGAGGACAAGGATTTGTCGATATCTCTAACTTCTCTAAATTACTTCCCAAAAACCTCTCCTTCTCAATTTAGTTATGCTGAGATGATACCAGGAAGTCCTCAACACCAACTTTCTTCAACAA aaaaagaaggagaagaaacgGACTTCTTCGAAGCGAATTTAGAACGGCGGCATCTCAACAAGAAACGGCCTACACTCTGCAAATCATCCTCTAGCGGTAACGTCAATCAATCGAAATCAACGCCGAAAGAAATTTCTTCAGGAGGAGGtgattcatcttcttccccaTTCTCCATTTCCGATGACTTCAAAATCTCCGCCTGTTCAATTTGCCATATACGACGCCCCTTTGTTGGATGGAGGAGGGATTTCACTTACGCGGAGCTTCATGCCGCTACCAATGGATTCTCCGAGCACAATTTCCTTTCTGAAGGTGGGTTTGGTTCGGTTTATAGTGGTGAAATCGGTGGGATTAGGATTGCTGTCAAGCAACATAAACTTGTTAGTTCTCAAGGGGAAAAGGAATTCAGATCTGAGGTTAATGTTCTTAGCAAAGTGAGCCATGAGAATTTGGTGATGCTTTTGGGTACGTGTAGAGAAGCAAGTCGCAGGCTGCTGCTTGTTTATGAGTATGTTTGCCATGGATCCTTGGAGAAACACTTGTCAA GGACTGCCCGCAGACCTCTTAGTTGGGAAAAGAGGATGAAGATAGCTAGAGGAGTTGCTAGAGGGTTACAATATCTGCATAAAAATAACATCATCCACAGAGATATGAGACCCAATAATATCCTCATAACTCATGATTATGAGTCACGG CTAGGAGATTTTGGACTAGCAAGAACTCAGTATGAAGACTCTGCAGAGACAAGGGTTGTTGGGACATTGGGATACTTAGCACCAGAATATGCTGAATTTGGTAAAGTATCTACCAAAACCGATGTTTATGCCTTTGGCGTGGTCTTGTTACAGCTTATTACTGGATTGAGGACTACCGACATGATATTTGAAGGAAAGAGTCTTGTGGGCTGG gCGAGACCATTGCTAAAGGAAAGAAACTACCCTGATTTAATAGATCCAAGAATAGCAGACTCCCATGATTTCTACCAACTATTTTGGATGGTTGATGTAGTAGTGAAATGCCTGAGAAAGGATCCTCGCAAGAGAATAACCATGAATAAG GTACTTGAATACTTCAATTACCTAATGGATGGTGATCCAACCGGCAACATTGGAGACCTTTCTCCTGCAGAATCATGTACTCCGGCCAACGAATAA